A DNA window from Flavobacterium sp. contains the following coding sequences:
- a CDS encoding glycosyltransferase family 4 protein, which produces MKTILIAHNYNENSFAVISYSLAHYLADLGNRVVFISYRPFFSEKKQIKKDKGELIIYSWPSEKRPTSIKDAIWFAKLYFMYKPNMVVGHFVGANITIGISKLLSFTKVKTFAYYHTLMEQINLDNQNTSTFKRKILFLRKKMFYKFFCDVIVCPSELALKDFEKNYNSKNGLVILNPMKDRFLSKEAIKSDKIIISFLGRLAVSKGIIELIQAFIIYKNHNKKSRMILNIAGSGNCELEINKLIINQPDIFYIGALQYNEVDEYLKNTHFTIIPSKVDALNMVGIESLMNKTPLLISNTTGLSHYLKDGEECFKFDATVESITLLLKRVEDNFGNQQQMALNARETFSEIFTMEKYCLNFSKEILK; this is translated from the coding sequence ATGAAGACTATTTTAATAGCTCATAATTATAATGAAAACTCATTTGCTGTAATTAGCTATTCATTAGCTCATTATCTGGCAGATCTTGGCAACAGAGTTGTTTTTATTTCTTATCGCCCTTTTTTTTCAGAAAAAAAACAAATTAAAAAAGATAAAGGAGAATTAATAATTTATTCGTGGCCATCAGAAAAACGCCCAACTTCTATAAAAGATGCTATTTGGTTTGCTAAATTGTATTTTATGTACAAGCCTAATATGGTGGTTGGTCATTTTGTTGGAGCAAATATTACTATTGGGATTTCAAAATTACTATCATTTACTAAAGTTAAAACTTTTGCATATTATCATACTTTGATGGAACAAATCAATTTAGATAATCAAAATACCTCTACATTTAAAAGAAAGATCCTATTCTTGCGTAAAAAAATGTTTTATAAATTCTTTTGTGATGTAATAGTATGTCCTTCAGAATTGGCTCTAAAAGATTTTGAGAAAAACTATAATTCAAAAAATGGATTAGTCATTTTAAATCCAATGAAAGATAGGTTTTTAAGCAAGGAAGCTATAAAAAGTGATAAAATCATTATTTCTTTTTTAGGAAGACTTGCTGTTTCAAAAGGCATAATAGAGTTAATACAAGCATTTATAATCTATAAAAATCACAATAAAAAATCCAGAATGATTTTGAATATTGCGGGTAGCGGAAATTGTGAATTAGAAATTAATAAGCTAATAATAAATCAGCCGGATATTTTTTATATAGGAGCATTACAATACAATGAAGTTGATGAATATTTAAAGAATACTCATTTTACAATAATACCGTCAAAAGTAGACGCTCTAAATATGGTAGGAATTGAATCTCTTATGAATAAGACTCCTTTGCTTATATCAAATACAACAGGATTATCGCATTATTTAAAAGATGGTGAAGAATGTTTCAAATTTGATGCAACAGTAGAATCTATAACTCTACTTTTAAAAAGAGTAGAAGATAATTTTGGCAATCAACAACAAATGGCTCTCAATGCCAGAGAAACTTTTTCAGAAATATTTACGATGGAAAAGTATTGTTTGAATTTTTCTAAAGAAATATTGAAATGA